In a single window of the Ruminococcus albus 7 = DSM 20455 genome:
- a CDS encoding FeoB-associated Cys-rich membrane protein → MTAWLSANIGNIIVIIILAAVIAAAVRSVIKDKRSGKSSCGSGCAHCALHDKCHAGRK, encoded by the coding sequence ATGACGGCATGGTTAAGCGCAAATATTGGAAACATAATCGTTATCATAATACTTGCTGCAGTGATAGCTGCAGCAGTGCGCAGTGTGATAAAGGATAAAAGGTCCGGAAAGAGCAGCTGCGGCAGCGGCTGTGCGCACTGTGCACTTCACGATAAGTGCCATGCCGGCAGGAAATAA
- the iorA gene encoding indolepyruvate ferredoxin oxidoreductase subunit alpha, with product MKKLMLGNEAFARGLYEAGCKVVSSYPGTPSTEITEAAAKYDEIYAEWAPNEKVAMEVALGASIAGVRSFCGMKHVGLNVAADPLYTAGYTGVTGGMVIAVADDPGMHSSQNEQDSRHHAAASKTMMIEPSDSAECKEYTKMAFELSEKFDVPVIVRMSTRVAHSQSAVELCDREEREPIPYEKNAAKYVMMPGNAIRRHPIVEDRMRAIAEYGENCPLNTVEYNDTEIGVVTAGICYQYAKEALGNKVSYLKLGIVNPMPVNIIKDFASKCKKIIVIEELDDVIETHCKKNGIECQGKELFGWLGEINQVIIRDKVLGIKPEFDTFEDTVPVRPPVMCAGCPHRGLFYCLSKLKVTVSGDIGCYTLGATAPLCAMDSTICMGASISALHGYNKALGADAEKKSVAVIGDSTFMHSGMTGLVNIAYNATNSTVIILDNSITGMTGHQQNPTTGKNLKGDPAAAVNLEELCHAIGIKSVRVVDPYHMAETEAVIKEELAKEEPSVIISRRPCALLKYVKHKPALHCDQDKCVGCKQCLKIGCPAISIHDGKMVIDHTQCVGCGICTEMCKLGAIKGNEE from the coding sequence ATGAAAAAACTGATGCTTGGTAATGAGGCATTTGCCAGAGGTCTTTATGAGGCGGGCTGTAAGGTCGTTTCTTCTTACCCGGGTACACCCTCTACCGAGATAACCGAGGCTGCTGCTAAGTATGATGAGATATATGCTGAGTGGGCACCGAATGAGAAAGTCGCTATGGAGGTGGCACTGGGCGCTTCCATCGCAGGTGTAAGAAGCTTCTGCGGAATGAAGCACGTTGGTCTTAACGTTGCTGCCGATCCGCTGTATACCGCAGGCTATACAGGCGTTACAGGCGGTATGGTCATCGCTGTTGCTGATGACCCCGGTATGCATTCTTCACAGAACGAACAGGATTCCCGTCATCACGCTGCGGCTTCAAAGACAATGATGATCGAACCCTCCGATTCTGCTGAGTGCAAGGAGTACACAAAGATGGCATTCGAGCTTTCCGAAAAGTTCGATGTGCCTGTTATAGTAAGAATGTCCACAAGAGTGGCACATTCACAGTCTGCAGTTGAACTCTGCGACAGGGAAGAGCGCGAGCCTATACCTTACGAGAAGAACGCTGCCAAGTACGTTATGATGCCCGGCAACGCTATCCGCAGACACCCGATCGTTGAGGACAGGATGAGAGCTATCGCTGAGTACGGCGAGAACTGCCCCCTCAATACAGTTGAGTATAATGATACCGAGATCGGTGTTGTTACCGCAGGTATCTGCTACCAGTACGCAAAGGAAGCACTGGGCAACAAGGTAAGCTACCTGAAGCTGGGTATCGTTAACCCCATGCCTGTGAATATCATCAAGGACTTCGCTTCAAAGTGCAAGAAGATAATCGTTATCGAGGAACTCGACGACGTTATCGAAACACACTGCAAGAAGAACGGTATCGAATGTCAGGGTAAGGAACTCTTCGGCTGGCTGGGTGAGATCAATCAGGTCATCATCAGGGATAAGGTACTGGGTATCAAGCCAGAGTTCGATACATTCGAGGACACTGTTCCCGTTAGACCCCCCGTTATGTGTGCAGGCTGCCCTCACAGAGGTTTGTTCTACTGCCTGAGCAAGCTGAAAGTGACTGTATCGGGCGATATCGGATGCTATACACTGGGTGCTACCGCTCCTCTGTGCGCTATGGATTCCACTATATGCATGGGCGCTTCCATATCCGCACTCCACGGCTACAACAAGGCACTGGGCGCTGATGCTGAGAAGAAGTCTGTTGCTGTTATCGGTGATTCCACTTTCATGCACAGCGGTATGACAGGTCTTGTTAATATAGCTTACAACGCTACAAATTCCACAGTTATCATACTGGATAACTCCATAACAGGTATGACAGGTCATCAGCAGAACCCCACCACAGGCAAGAACCTCAAGGGCGACCCTGCTGCTGCTGTAAATCTTGAAGAACTCTGCCACGCTATCGGCATCAAGAGCGTACGCGTAGTTGATCCTTATCACATGGCTGAAACCGAAGCAGTCATCAAGGAAGAACTTGCAAAGGAAGAACCTTCCGTTATCATTTCAAGAAGACCCTGCGCTCTGCTGAAATACGTTAAGCACAAGCCCGCACTCCACTGCGATCAGGACAAGTGCGTAGGCTGCAAGCAGTGTCTGAAGATCGGATGTCCGGCAATATCTATCCACGACGGCAAGATGGTCATAGACCATACTCAGTGCGTAGGCTGCGGTATCTGCACCGAGATGTGCAAGCTGGGCGCTATCAAGGGAAATGAAGAATAA
- a CDS encoding ACT domain-containing protein, which translates to MTIKQLSIFVENKPGRMSDVTHTLKDGNINIRAITTADSSDFGILRLIVDDTDKAIECLKKADYLVKMTNVIAVTAEDKPGGMAAIMKTLYKANISVEYMYSAFLNPSDVTACLILRVDSNENAIEALTDAGFKLLSADDLAKF; encoded by the coding sequence ATGACAATAAAGCAGTTATCTATATTTGTTGAAAACAAGCCCGGCAGAATGTCGGACGTTACACATACACTTAAAGACGGCAATATAAATATACGTGCGATAACTACTGCTGACAGCAGTGATTTCGGTATTTTAAGACTTATCGTTGACGATACCGACAAGGCTATCGAGTGCCTGAAAAAAGCAGATTATCTCGTCAAGATGACAAACGTTATAGCCGTTACTGCTGAGGACAAGCCCGGCGGAATGGCAGCTATAATGAAGACCCTCTACAAGGCTAACATAAGCGTTGAGTATATGTACTCCGCATTCCTTAATCCCTCTGATGTTACAGCCTGCCTGATACTTCGCGTTGACAGCAACGAAAATGCTATCGAGGCGCTGACCGATGCAGGTTTCAAGCTGCTTTCTGCTGATGATCTGGCAAAGTTCTGA
- a CDS encoding indolepyruvate oxidoreductase subunit beta yields METKSIMIVGVGGQGSLLASRILGNVLLSQGFDVKVSEVHGMSQRGGSVVTYVKYGDKVYSPVVEKGEADIIISFETLEAARYVQYLKKGGHIVTSTQQIDPMPVINGTAVYPDDIIGKLKKQGISVVDVDALTLAEQAGTAKASNVVLMGVVSMKMDFSEDVWQAALESCVPAKFLELNKKAFALGRAAV; encoded by the coding sequence ATGGAAACTAAGTCTATTATGATAGTCGGCGTAGGCGGACAGGGTTCGCTGCTGGCTTCAAGGATATTAGGTAATGTACTGCTCTCGCAGGGCTTTGATGTAAAGGTCAGCGAGGTACACGGCATGAGCCAGCGCGGCGGCTCGGTAGTTACCTATGTAAAATACGGCGATAAGGTGTATTCACCAGTTGTTGAAAAGGGCGAGGCTGATATCATCATCAGCTTTGAGACACTTGAGGCTGCAAGATATGTGCAGTACCTGAAAAAGGGCGGTCATATAGTAACCTCTACCCAGCAGATAGACCCAATGCCCGTTATCAACGGTACTGCTGTATATCCCGATGATATCATCGGCAAGCTGAAAAAGCAGGGTATCAGCGTTGTTGACGTTGATGCGCTGACACTGGCTGAACAGGCAGGTACAGCTAAGGCTTCAAACGTTGTGCTCATGGGTGTTGTGTCCATGAAAATGGACTTTTCCGAGGACGTATGGCAGGCAGCACTGGAAAGCTGCGTTCCTGCTAAGTTCCTGGAGCTTAACAAGAAGGCTTTTGCTCTCGGCAGAGCAGCAGTCTGA
- a CDS encoding phenylacetate--CoA ligase family protein — protein MAEKIYWNKDIETMELDKMKALQSERLVKQVRHVWDNVPYYRHLMEEKGVTPDDIKGIDDLHKLPFISKADLRDNYPDGLLAVPKSECVRIHATSGTTGKRAIAFYTQNDVDLWENCVARAITAAGGTKDDVVHVAYGYGLFTGGLGVHGGSHKVGCLTLPVSSGNTERQIQFMQDLGSTILCCTPSYAAYIGETLQEMGLTPDDIKLKAGIFGAEPWTEEMRKQIEQSLGIKAYDIYGLTETSGPGVAFECEEQTGMHINEDHFIAEIIDPETGEVLPEGEKGELVFTSITKEAFPLLRYRTRDICILNRKKCSCGRTLIKMCKPMGRSDDMLIIKGVNVFPSQIETVLLKDFKAQPNYQIVVDRIGNADTFEIKVELTDDMIGDTIKSVSELEKKLSADIVQILGIKAKISLVEPKSIPRSEGKAVRVIDKRKLV, from the coding sequence ATGGCTGAGAAGATCTATTGGAACAAGGATATCGAGACTATGGAACTCGATAAGATGAAAGCTCTCCAGAGTGAGAGGCTTGTCAAGCAGGTAAGACACGTATGGGATAACGTTCCTTACTACCGTCATCTGATGGAGGAAAAGGGAGTTACTCCCGATGATATCAAGGGTATCGACGATCTCCACAAGCTGCCTTTTATCTCTAAGGCTGACCTGAGAGACAATTATCCTGACGGTCTGCTGGCAGTGCCTAAGTCAGAATGCGTTCGCATACACGCTACCAGCGGTACTACAGGCAAGAGAGCGATTGCTTTCTATACCCAGAACGATGTTGATCTGTGGGAGAACTGCGTTGCCCGCGCTATCACAGCAGCAGGCGGTACAAAGGATGACGTTGTACACGTAGCATACGGCTACGGACTTTTCACAGGCGGTCTGGGAGTTCACGGAGGTTCTCATAAGGTGGGATGTCTGACACTGCCTGTATCCTCAGGCAATACCGAAAGACAGATACAGTTCATGCAGGATCTTGGTTCTACCATACTCTGCTGTACACCTTCCTATGCGGCATACATAGGCGAAACACTGCAGGAAATGGGACTTACTCCCGATGATATCAAGCTCAAGGCAGGTATCTTCGGTGCTGAGCCCTGGACAGAGGAGATGCGCAAGCAGATCGAGCAGAGCCTGGGCATAAAGGCTTATGATATCTATGGTCTTACAGAGACTTCCGGTCCCGGTGTGGCTTTTGAATGTGAAGAGCAGACAGGTATGCATATAAACGAGGATCACTTCATCGCTGAGATAATAGATCCCGAAACCGGTGAAGTTCTTCCCGAGGGCGAAAAGGGCGAGCTGGTGTTCACAAGTATCACCAAGGAAGCATTCCCCCTGCTTAGATACCGCACAAGGGATATATGCATACTCAACCGCAAAAAATGTTCCTGCGGCAGAACACTCATCAAGATGTGTAAGCCTATGGGCAGAAGCGATGATATGCTGATAATCAAGGGCGTAAATGTATTCCCGTCCCAGATAGAAACTGTACTGCTGAAGGACTTCAAGGCACAGCCCAACTATCAGATCGTAGTTGACAGAATAGGTAATGCTGATACCTTTGAGATCAAGGTAGAACTGACAGACGATATGATCGGTGATACCATAAAGTCCGTATCCGAGCTTGAAAAGAAGCTAAGCGCTGATATCGTACAGATACTCGGCATAAAGGCTAAGATAAGCCTTGTTGAGCCTAAGAGCATCCCGCGTTCCGAGGGCAAGGCTGTAAGAGTTATCGACAAGAGGAAACTGGTATGA
- a CDS encoding DUF2325 domain-containing protein: MSVVIVGGNDRMAGRYKDICSSYKCKSKVFTQMPADFENKIGKPDLVIVFTGTCSHKMLGGVKKHTEKSGTPVRHLHSSSASALKNLLSEYRS; encoded by the coding sequence ATGAGCGTAGTTATAGTAGGCGGCAACGACCGTATGGCAGGACGATACAAGGATATATGCAGTTCATACAAATGCAAGTCAAAAGTATTCACCCAGATGCCTGCCGATTTTGAAAACAAGATAGGCAAACCCGATCTTGTTATTGTATTCACGGGAACGTGTTCACATAAAATGCTCGGCGGTGTGAAAAAGCACACAGAAAAGTCGGGCACACCTGTAAGACATCTTCATTCATCAAGTGCAAGCGCACTGAAGAACCTTCTCAGCGAATACAGAAGCTGA
- a CDS encoding DUF1877 family protein encodes MSCLGVLFAVPEDVVRKLGDMPLEERPGYISEELEDEYFEEYPERTYELDKSWDAMHRLLTDGTLCFGGEGPLAKAVLGGEVLYFDDDHDDYIITAKTPDEVRKVYEALLGLEDSDIKRRYFAIPADEYEDKGEEDFEYTLEYLQDSLSFWRYAAEHGLWVLFTADQ; translated from the coding sequence ATGAGTTGTCTTGGTGTGCTTTTTGCAGTTCCCGAAGATGTTGTCAGAAAACTCGGAGATATGCCGCTGGAAGAACGTCCCGGATATATATCCGAGGAACTGGAAGATGAGTATTTTGAGGAATATCCCGAGCGCACATACGAACTTGACAAGTCATGGGACGCTATGCACCGCCTGCTGACAGACGGTACGCTTTGCTTTGGCGGTGAAGGACCTCTGGCAAAGGCTGTTCTCGGCGGTGAGGTGCTGTACTTCGATGATGACCACGATGATTACATCATAACAGCGAAAACTCCGGACGAAGTCAGAAAAGTCTATGAAGCTTTACTTGGTCTTGAAGACAGTGATATCAAGCGCAGGTACTTTGCTATACCTGCCGATGAGTACGAAGACAAGGGCGAAGAAGACTTTGAGTATACTCTGGAATATCTGCAGGATAGTCTGAGTTTCTGGAGATATGCGGCTGAACATGGTCTGTGGGTGCTTTTTACGGCCGACCAATAG
- the feoB gene encoding ferrous iron transport protein B has protein sequence MSIKIALAGNPNCGKTTLFNALTGSNQFVGNWPGVTVEKKEGKLKKHNDVIVTDLPGIYSLSPYTLEEVVARNYLIDEHPDVILNIIDGTNLERNLYLTTQLTEIGIPVVCAVNMMDIVNKNGDKINLTKLSEALGCKVMEISALKGDGISAAAEAAVSAAETKHGGPVHRFNAAIEHAIAHIEEACVHELPEEQQRWYAIKLFERDDKVIEKLGIKGEKLAHINKDIEKVEKELDDDSESLITNERYNYITSIIGGCYNKKNKGALSTSDKIDKVVTNRWLGLPIFAAIMFAVYWIAMVGVGAPLTDFTNDNIFGEDGFHLFGRGTAEYEADAEEYANAQLIIDGYDAYVEANGTAPEGEFTYEVEDEETLEISEETAAIADYEDALASVEKIGDEPDPADYGTYIPPIPALAEKALDKAGAADWLKGLIIDGIIAGVGAVLGFVPQMLVLFLMLAFLEACGYMSRIAFVLDRIFRKFGLSGKSFIPMLVGVGCGVPGIMASRTIENERDRRMTIMTTTFIPCGAKVPFIAMVAGAIFGGAAWVATSAYFVGMAAIIVSGIMLKKTKMFAGDPAPFVMELPAYHLPSFKNVLRSMWERGWSFIKKAGTVILISQVIVWFTSRFGFVDGSFGMLEEEELSSSILAKLGSVIAWIFVPLGWGNWQAAVASVTGLVAKENIVGTMGTLYGGGDRTVWQELAVQFTSITGYSFLVFNLLCAPCFAAIGAIKREMNNAKWTWFAIGYQCGFAYAAAFMINQFGGLFTGNGNIIGVIFAAAVLGCMVYMLLRPYKEASKLDSKLAAAGS, from the coding sequence ATGAGCATAAAAATTGCGCTGGCGGGCAATCCCAACTGCGGAAAGACCACGCTGTTCAACGCATTGACAGGCTCTAACCAGTTTGTGGGAAACTGGCCCGGAGTTACTGTTGAGAAAAAAGAAGGAAAACTGAAAAAACACAATGATGTCATAGTTACTGACCTGCCGGGAATATATTCCCTTTCACCGTACACACTTGAAGAAGTGGTAGCGCGTAACTATCTGATAGACGAGCATCCCGACGTGATACTCAATATCATCGACGGCACTAATCTTGAGAGAAATCTTTACCTGACAACTCAGCTTACCGAGATAGGTATACCCGTGGTATGTGCTGTTAATATGATGGATATCGTAAACAAGAACGGTGATAAGATAAACCTTACAAAGCTGAGCGAGGCACTGGGCTGCAAGGTCATGGAGATATCTGCACTGAAAGGCGACGGCATATCCGCGGCGGCTGAAGCTGCTGTATCGGCTGCCGAAACAAAACACGGCGGACCTGTACACCGTTTCAATGCTGCTATCGAGCACGCTATCGCACATATCGAAGAAGCCTGCGTTCATGAACTTCCCGAGGAACAGCAGAGATGGTACGCCATAAAGCTTTTCGAGCGTGATGATAAGGTCATAGAGAAGCTGGGCATAAAGGGCGAAAAGCTGGCTCACATCAACAAGGATATCGAAAAGGTGGAAAAGGAGCTTGATGATGACAGCGAATCCCTGATAACCAACGAGAGATACAATTATATAACAAGTATCATCGGCGGATGCTACAATAAGAAGAACAAGGGCGCACTTTCCACTTCGGACAAGATAGACAAGGTAGTTACGAACAGGTGGCTGGGTCTGCCTATATTCGCAGCGATAATGTTCGCTGTGTACTGGATAGCCATGGTAGGTGTGGGCGCACCTCTGACGGATTTCACCAATGATAATATTTTCGGTGAGGACGGATTCCATCTGTTCGGCAGGGGTACGGCTGAGTATGAGGCTGATGCGGAGGAGTACGCAAATGCTCAGCTTATCATAGACGGTTATGACGCTTATGTTGAAGCAAACGGCACAGCCCCCGAAGGTGAATTCACTTACGAAGTTGAAGACGAGGAAACACTGGAGATCTCCGAGGAGACCGCTGCTATTGCCGACTATGAAGATGCGCTGGCAAGTGTAGAAAAGATCGGTGATGAGCCCGATCCTGCTGATTACGGTACTTACATCCCCCCGATACCTGCACTGGCTGAAAAAGCTCTTGACAAAGCAGGTGCAGCCGACTGGCTCAAGGGTCTTATCATAGACGGTATCATCGCAGGTGTTGGTGCGGTGCTGGGATTTGTTCCTCAGATGCTGGTACTCTTCCTGATGCTGGCATTCCTTGAAGCCTGCGGATATATGTCACGTATAGCATTTGTACTTGACAGGATATTCCGTAAGTTCGGTCTTTCGGGAAAATCCTTCATACCCATGCTTGTAGGTGTAGGCTGCGGCGTGCCCGGTATCATGGCGAGCCGTACTATCGAAAACGAGCGTGACAGACGTATGACCATAATGACAACGACTTTCATTCCCTGCGGCGCGAAGGTACCTTTCATCGCTATGGTAGCAGGTGCTATATTCGGCGGTGCTGCATGGGTAGCTACCTCGGCGTACTTCGTTGGTATGGCGGCTATAATCGTATCAGGCATAATGCTGAAAAAGACAAAGATGTTCGCAGGCGACCCTGCACCCTTCGTTATGGAGCTTCCTGCATATCATCTCCCTTCCTTCAAGAACGTTCTTCGTTCCATGTGGGAGCGCGGCTGGTCTTTCATCAAGAAGGCAGGTACAGTAATACTCATCTCGCAGGTAATTGTATGGTTCACAAGCCGCTTCGGTTTTGTTGACGGCAGCTTCGGTATGCTGGAGGAAGAAGAACTCAGCTCATCTATCCTGGCAAAACTCGGCAGTGTTATAGCATGGATATTCGTGCCTCTTGGCTGGGGCAACTGGCAGGCAGCTGTGGCTTCTGTTACAGGTCTTGTGGCTAAGGAGAATATCGTCGGAACAATGGGTACACTTTACGGCGGAGGAGACAGGACTGTATGGCAGGAACTGGCAGTACAGTTCACAAGCATCACAGGATATTCCTTCCTTGTATTCAACCTGCTGTGCGCACCCTGCTTTGCAGCTATCGGTGCTATCAAGCGTGAGATGAACAATGCAAAGTGGACATGGTTCGCTATCGGCTATCAGTGCGGATTTGCTTATGCTGCTGCATTTATGATAAATCAGTTCGGCGGTCTGTTCACAGGAAACGGCAATATCATCGGAGTAATATTTGCAGCAGCTGTTCTCGGCTGCATGGTATATATGCTGCTCCGTCCATACAAAGAGGCTTCAAAACTCGACAGCAAGCTTGCTGCTGCAGGTTCCTGA